From the genome of Miscanthus floridulus cultivar M001 chromosome 10, ASM1932011v1, whole genome shotgun sequence, one region includes:
- the LOC136485911 gene encoding noroxomaritidine/norcraugsodine reductase-like has product MVAAHMSRAARWNLGGATALVTGGSKGIGHAIVEELAGFGALVHTCSRNAAELEECRRRWEEKGLQVTVSVCHVSVRGDREDLMATVRATSGGRLDILVNNAGQSMFKDTLECTGEDYSRIMATNLESCFHLSQLAHPLLAAAGGGSVVNISSIAGFIGLPALAVYSMTKGAMNQLTRSLATEWASDSIRVNCVAPGGIRTDISSDKTIDPELVKKEMARLPMGRIGEPEEVASMVAFLCMPAASYMTGQVICIDGGHTIA; this is encoded by the exons atggtggCTGCGCACATGAGCAGGGCGGCGCGGTGGAACCTCGGCGGTGCGACGGCGCTCGTCACCGGCGGCAGCAAGGGCATAGG GCACGCGATCGTTGAGGAGCTAGCGGGGTTCGGCGCGCTGGTGCACACGTGCTCACGGAACGCGGCGGAGCTGGAGGAGTGCCGCCGGCGGTGGGAGGAGAAGGGGCTGCAGGTCACCGTCTCCGTCTGCCACGTGTCCGTGCGTGGCGACCGGGAGGACCTCATGGCAACCGTGAGGGCCACCTCCGGCGGCAGGCTCGACATCCTCGTGAACAACGCGGGGCAGTCGATGTTCAAGGACACGCTGGAGTGCACCGGCGAGGACTACTCGAGGATCATGGCGACCAACCTCGAGTCGTGCTTCCACCTCAGCCAGCTCGCGCACccactcctcgccgccgccggcggtggTAGCGTTGTTAACATCTCCTCCATCGCTGGCTTCATCGGGCTCCCGGCGCTCGCCGTTTACTCCATGACCAAGGGCGCCATGAACCAGCTCACTCGGAGCCTCGCCACGGAGTGGGCCAGCGACAGCATCCGCGTCAACTGCGTCGCGCCTGGGGGCATCAGGACTGACATCAGCAGTGAT AAGACGATAGACCCGGAGCTGGTGAAGAAGGAGATGGCGCGGCTGCCCATGGGGAGGATCGGCGAGCCGGAGGAGGTGGCGTCCATGGTGGCATTTCTCTGCATGCCGGCGGCTTCCTACATGACCGGCCAAGTCATCTGCATCGACGGCGGCCACACCATAGCTTAG